The following proteins come from a genomic window of Ochotona princeps isolate mOchPri1 chromosome 14, mOchPri1.hap1, whole genome shotgun sequence:
- the ZBTB5 gene encoding zinc finger and BTB domain-containing protein 5 has product MDFPGHFEQIFQQLNYQRLHGQLCDCVIVVGNRHFKAHRSVLAACSTHFRALFSVAEGDQTMNMIQLDSEVVTAEAFAALIDMMYTSTLMLGESNVMDVLLAASHLHLNSVVKACKHYLTTRTLPMSPPSERVQEQSARMQRSFMLQQLGLSIVSSALTSSQGGEEQPTPMSSSMRSNLDQRTPFPMRRLHKRKQSAEERARQRLRPAVDDSAVSDVTPENGPAGLHSREEFFSPDSLKIVENAKANGMADNQEDGALMFDQPFGAQEDAQVPSQSDNSAGNMAQLSMASRATQVETGFEQDTAAEKGGFQCENPEVGLGEKEHMRVVVKAEPLSSPEPQDEVSDVTSQAEGSESVEVEGVVVSAEKIDLSPESSDRSFSDPQSSTDRVGDIHILEVTNNLEPKSSFSISNFLNKSRGSNFNANQNNDDNIPNTTSDCRLEGEGPYLLSPDAGPAGGPSSAPGPHVENPFSEPADSHFVRPMQEVMGLPCVQTSGYQGGEQFGMDFSRSGLGLHSFSRVMMGSPRGGASNFPYYRRIAPKMPVVTSVRSSQIPENTASSQLMLTGASSSYESTHPSQPGPPQLTRASADVLSKCKKALSEHNVLVVEGARKYACKICCKTFLTLTDCKKHIRVHTGEKPYACLKCGKRFSQSSHLYKHSKTTCLRWQSSNLPTTLL; this is encoded by the coding sequence ATGGATTTTCCTGGTCACTTTGAACAGATCTTCCAGCAGCTGAACTACCAGAGACTCCATGGCCAGCTCTGTGATTGTGTCATCGTTGTGGGGAACAGACATTTTAAAGCCCACCGCTCCGTGCTGGCAGCATGCAGCACACACTTCCGGGCCCTGTTCTCGGTGGCAGAGGGAGATCAGACCATGAACATGATCCAGCTGGACAGCGAGGTGGTAACAGCAGAGGCCTTCGCAGCATTGATTGACATGATGTACACCTCTACCCTCATGCTGGGGGAGAGCAACGTTATGGATGTCTTACTGGCAGCCTCTCACCTGCACTTGAACTCTGTTGTTAAGGCGTGTAAACATTACCTAACAACAAGGACGCTACCCATGTCTCCCCCCAGTGAGCGTGTTCAGGAGCAGAGTGCCCGTATGCAGCGCTCCTTTATgttgcagcagctgggcctcagcATCGTGAGCTCGGCCCTCACTTCCAGCCAGGGTGGCGAGGAGCAGCCAACCCCAATGAGCTCCTCCATGCGCAGTAACCTGGACCAGCGGACGCCCTTCCCCATGAGACGCCTTCATAAGCGCAAGCAGTCCGCCGAGGAGCGGGCCAGGCAGCGCCTCCGGCCAGCAGTGGACGACTCTGCTGTGTCAGACGTGACTCCCGAGAATGGCCCTGCAGGGCTTCATTCTCGGGAGGAGTTCTTCTCGCCAGATTCTCTGAAAATTGTAGAGAACGCAAAAGCCAACGGGATGGCCGACAACCAGGAAGACGGTGCTCTCATGTTTGACCAGCCTTTTGGTGCTCAAGAAGATGCCCAGGTGCCCAGCCAGTCTGACAACAGTGCCGGTAACATGGCGCAGCTGTCCATGGCCTCTCGGGCAACTCAGGTGGAGACGGGTTTTGAACAGGATACGGCAGCTGAGAAGGGGGGTTTCCAATGTGAGAACCCTGAGGTGGGCCTTGGCGAGAAGGAGCACATGAGGGTGGTGGTGAAAGCAGAGCCCCTGAGCTCCCCCGAGCCGCAGGACGAGGTGAGTGACGTGACCTCCCAGGCAGAAGGCAGCGAGTCTGTGGAAGTGGAAGGCGTTGTGGTCAGCGCCGAGAAGATCGACCTGAGTCCCGAAAGCAGTGACCGAAGCTTCTCAGATCCCCAGTCGAGCACAGACAGGGTGGGCGACATCCATATTTTGGAAGTCACAAATAACCTAGAACCTAAGTCGTCTTTTAGCATTTCTAATTTTTTGAACAAGAGCCGAGGAAGTAACTTCAATGCAAATCAGAACAATGATGATAATATCCCAAACACCACTAGTGACTGCAGGCTGGAGGGCGAGGGCCCCTACTTGCTGAGTCCGGATGCTGGGCCTGCGGGCGGGCCCTCCTCTGCCCCTGGCCCTCACGTGGAGAACCCATTTAGTGAGCCGGCCGACTCCCACTTTGTCAGGCCTATGCAGGAGGTGATGGGCCTGCCATGTGTGCAGACTTCAGGCTACCAGGGAGGAGAACAGTTTGGGATGGATTTTTCCAGGTCTGGATTAGGCCTCCACTCCTTCTCCAGGGTGATGATGGGTTCCCCAAGAGGAGGAGCCAGTAATTTCCCATACTACCGCCGCATAGCTCCCAAAATGCCCGTCGTAACTTCCGTCAGGAGCTCACAGATCCCGGAAAACactgccagctcccagctgatgctgACGGGGGCCTCGTCCTCCTATGAAAGCACTCATCCTTCCCAGCCTGGCCCGCCACAGCTGACCAGGGCGTCCGCGGATGTCCTGTCCAAGTGCAAAAAGGCCTTATCAGAGCACAACGTCTTGGTTGTAGAAGGCGCACGCAAGTATGCCTGCAAAATCTGCTGCAAAACCTTCCTGACTTTGACAGACTGCAAGAAGCACATCCGTGTTCACACAGGCGAGAAGCCCTACGCCTGCCTGAAATGTGGCAAGAGGTTTAGTCAGTCGAGCCACTTGTACAAGCACTCCAAGACCACCTGCCTGCGATGGCAGAGCAGCAACCTGCCCACCACCTTGCTCTAA